A stretch of the Bos indicus isolate NIAB-ARS_2022 breed Sahiwal x Tharparkar chromosome 13, NIAB-ARS_B.indTharparkar_mat_pri_1.0, whole genome shotgun sequence genome encodes the following:
- the DBNDD2 gene encoding dysbindin domain-containing protein 2, producing MDPNPRAALERQQLRLRERQKFFEDILQPETEFVFPLSHLHPESHRPPIGSISSMEVNVDTLEQVELIDLGDQDGADVFLPCEDPPPTPQTSGVDERPEEQSLPVPTPDRTTSRTSSLSSNSSTNPHSADASDGGADTPLAQSDEEEDGGHDGGAEPGACS from the exons ATGGACCCAAATCCTCGGGCAGCCTTGGAGCGCCAGCAGCTCCGGCTTCGGGAGCGGCAGAAATTCTTCGAGGACATTTTACAGCCTGAGACGGAGTTTGTCTTCCCCCTGTCCCACCTGCATCCTGAGTCGCACAGAC CCCCCATAGGTAGTATCTCATCCATGGAGGTGAATGTGGACACACTTGAGCAAGTGGAGCTTATCGACCTGGGGGATCAAGATGGAGCGGATGTGTTCTTGCCTTGTGAAGACCCTCCACCAACTCCCCAGACGTCTG GGGTGGACGAGCGTCCCGAGGAGCAGAGCCTGCCAGTGCCCACGCCAGACAGGACGACGTCTCGTACTTCCTCCTTGTCCTCCAACTCCTCCACCAACCCACACAGCGCCGATGCCAGTGACGGCGGAGCAGACACGCCCCTGGCACAGTCTGACGAGGAGGAGGATGGAGGCCATGATGGCGGGGCAGAGCCCGGAGCCTGCAGCTAG
- the PIGT gene encoding GPI transamidase component PIG-T isoform X1 — protein sequence MAAPVRIFLLVLLLLGPGGWGRAEPPRDSLREELVITPLPSGDVAATFQFRTRWDSELQREGVSHYRLFPKALGQLISKYSLRELHLSLTQGFWRTRYWGTPFLQAPSGAELWAWFQDTVTDVDESWKELSNVLSGIFCASLNFIDSTNTVTPTASFKPLGLANGTDHSFLRYAVLPREVVCTENLTPWKKLLPCSSKAGLSVLLKADRLFHTSYHSQAVHIRPVCRNARCTSVSWELRQTLSVVFDAFVTGQGKKDWSLFRMFSRTLTEPCPLASESRVYVDVTSYGQDNETLEVYPPPLTTYQDVILGTRKTYAVYDLLDAAVVSNSRSLNIQLKWKRPPENAEAPPVPFLYAQRYVSGYGLQSGQLSTLLYNTHPYRAFPVLLLDTVPWYLRLYVHTLTITSKGKENKPSYIHYQPAQDRMQPHLLEMLIQLPASSITKVSIQFERALLKWTEYTPDPNHGFYVSPSVLSALVPSVVAAKPGDWEESPLFNSLFPVSDSSSYFVRLYTEPLLVSLPTPDFSMPYNVVCLTCTVVAVCYGSFYNLLTRTFQIEEPRKGGLVKRLANLIRRARGVPPL from the exons ATGGCGGCGCCCGTGAGGATTttcctgctggtgctgctgcttctGGGACCGGGCGGCTGGGGCCGGGCGGAGCCCCCACGCGACAGCCTGCGAGAGGAGCTAGTCATCACCCCGCTGCCTTCAGGGGACGTAGCCGCCACATTCCAGTTCCGCACGCGCTGGGATTCGGAGCTGCAGCGGGAAGGAG TGTCTCACTATAGGCTCTTCCCCAAAGCCTTGGGGCAGTTGATCTCCAAGTATTCTCTCCGGGAACTACACCTGTCCTTAACCCAAGGCTTCTGGAGGACTCGATACTGGGGGACACCCTTCTTGCAGGCCCCATCAGGGGCAGAGCTGTGGGCTTGGTTCCAAGACACTGTCACCGA TGTGGATGAGTCCTGGAAGGAGCTCAGTAACGTCCTCTCGGGGATCTTCTGCGCCTCTCTCAACTTCATCGACTCCACCAACACGGTCACGCCCACCGCCTCCTTCAAACCCCTGGGGCTGGCCAATG GCACGGACCACTCCTTCCTGCGCTACGCGGTGCTGCCACGAGAGGTCGTCTGCACCGAGAACCTCACCCCATGGAAGAAGCTCTTGCCCTGCAGCTCCAAG GCAGGCCTCTCGGTGCTGCTGAAGGCTGATCGCCTGTTCCACACAAGCTACCACTCCCAGGCAGTGCATATCCGCCCTGTTTGCAGA AATGCACGCTGTACCAGCGTCTCCTGGGAGCTGAGGCAGACCCTTTCTGTTGTATTTGATGCCTTCGTCACTGGACAGGGGAAGAAGG acTGGTCCCTCTTCCGGATGTTCTCCCGAACTCTCACCGAGCCCTGCCCCTTGGCTTCGGAGAGCCGAGTCTATGTGGACGTTACCAGCTACGGCCAG GACAACGAGACATTGGAGGTGTACCCGCCCCCCCTTACCACATACCAAGACGTCATCCTGGGCACCCGGAAGACCTATGCGGTCTACGACCTGCTGGATGCAGCTGTGGTCAGCAACTCACGCAGCCTCAACATCCAGCTGAAGTGGAAGAGGCCCCCAGAGAATG CAGAGGCCCCCCCGGTGCCCTTCCTGTATGCCCAGCGGTATGTGAGCGGCTACGGGCTTCAGAGCGGGCAGCTGAGCACGCTGCTGTACAACACCCACCCATACCGGGCCTTCCCTGTGCTGCTGCTGGACACCGTGCCCTGGTACCTGCGGCTGTACGTGCACACGCTCACCATCACGTCCAAgggcaaggagaacaaaccaa GTTACATCCACTACCAGCCTGCCCAGGACCGGATGCAGCCCCACCTCCTGGAGATGCTGATTCAGCTGCCGGCCAGCTCCATCACCAAGGTCTCCATCCAGTTTGAGCGGGCACTGCTTAAGTGGACCGAGTACACCCCGGACCCCAACCATGGCTTCTATGTCAG CCCATCTGTCCTCAGCGCCCTCGTGCCCAGTGTGGTGGCAGCCAAACCCGGGGACTGGGAAGAGAGCCCCCTCTTCAACAGCCT CTTCCCAGTCTCTGACAGCTCTAGCTACTTTGTGCGGCTCTACACGGAGCCACTGCTGGTGAGCCTCCCCACGCCGGACTTCAGTATGCCCTACAACGTCGTCTGCCTCACGTGCACCGTGGTGGCTGTGTGCTACGGCTCCTTCTACAACCTCCTCACCCGCACCTTCCAGATCGAGGAGCCCAGGAAGGGCGGCCTGGTGAAGCGGCTGGCCAACCTCATCCGGCGTGCCCGAGGTGTCCCCCCACTCTGA
- the PIGT gene encoding GPI transamidase component PIG-T isoform X2: protein MAAPVRIFLLVLLLLGPGGWGRAEPPRDSLREELVITPLPSGDVAATFQFRTRWDSELQREGVSHYRLFPKALGQLISKYSLRELHLSLTQGFWRTRYWGTPFLQAPSGAELWAWFQDTVTDVDESWKELSNVLSGIFCASLNFIDSTNTVTPTASFKPLGLANGTDHSFLRYAVLPREVVCTENLTPWKKLLPCSSKAGLSVLLKADRLFHTSYHSQAVHIRPVCRNARCTSVSWELRQTLSVVFDAFVTGQGKKDWSLFRMFSRTLTEPCPLASESRVYVDVTSYGQDNETLEVYPPPLTTYQDVILGTRKTYAVYDLLDAAVVSNSRSLNIQLKWKRPPENEAPPVPFLYAQRYVSGYGLQSGQLSTLLYNTHPYRAFPVLLLDTVPWYLRLYVHTLTITSKGKENKPSYIHYQPAQDRMQPHLLEMLIQLPASSITKVSIQFERALLKWTEYTPDPNHGFYVSPSVLSALVPSVVAAKPGDWEESPLFNSLFPVSDSSSYFVRLYTEPLLVSLPTPDFSMPYNVVCLTCTVVAVCYGSFYNLLTRTFQIEEPRKGGLVKRLANLIRRARGVPPL, encoded by the exons ATGGCGGCGCCCGTGAGGATTttcctgctggtgctgctgcttctGGGACCGGGCGGCTGGGGCCGGGCGGAGCCCCCACGCGACAGCCTGCGAGAGGAGCTAGTCATCACCCCGCTGCCTTCAGGGGACGTAGCCGCCACATTCCAGTTCCGCACGCGCTGGGATTCGGAGCTGCAGCGGGAAGGAG TGTCTCACTATAGGCTCTTCCCCAAAGCCTTGGGGCAGTTGATCTCCAAGTATTCTCTCCGGGAACTACACCTGTCCTTAACCCAAGGCTTCTGGAGGACTCGATACTGGGGGACACCCTTCTTGCAGGCCCCATCAGGGGCAGAGCTGTGGGCTTGGTTCCAAGACACTGTCACCGA TGTGGATGAGTCCTGGAAGGAGCTCAGTAACGTCCTCTCGGGGATCTTCTGCGCCTCTCTCAACTTCATCGACTCCACCAACACGGTCACGCCCACCGCCTCCTTCAAACCCCTGGGGCTGGCCAATG GCACGGACCACTCCTTCCTGCGCTACGCGGTGCTGCCACGAGAGGTCGTCTGCACCGAGAACCTCACCCCATGGAAGAAGCTCTTGCCCTGCAGCTCCAAG GCAGGCCTCTCGGTGCTGCTGAAGGCTGATCGCCTGTTCCACACAAGCTACCACTCCCAGGCAGTGCATATCCGCCCTGTTTGCAGA AATGCACGCTGTACCAGCGTCTCCTGGGAGCTGAGGCAGACCCTTTCTGTTGTATTTGATGCCTTCGTCACTGGACAGGGGAAGAAGG acTGGTCCCTCTTCCGGATGTTCTCCCGAACTCTCACCGAGCCCTGCCCCTTGGCTTCGGAGAGCCGAGTCTATGTGGACGTTACCAGCTACGGCCAG GACAACGAGACATTGGAGGTGTACCCGCCCCCCCTTACCACATACCAAGACGTCATCCTGGGCACCCGGAAGACCTATGCGGTCTACGACCTGCTGGATGCAGCTGTGGTCAGCAACTCACGCAGCCTCAACATCCAGCTGAAGTGGAAGAGGCCCCCAGAGAATG AGGCCCCCCCGGTGCCCTTCCTGTATGCCCAGCGGTATGTGAGCGGCTACGGGCTTCAGAGCGGGCAGCTGAGCACGCTGCTGTACAACACCCACCCATACCGGGCCTTCCCTGTGCTGCTGCTGGACACCGTGCCCTGGTACCTGCGGCTGTACGTGCACACGCTCACCATCACGTCCAAgggcaaggagaacaaaccaa GTTACATCCACTACCAGCCTGCCCAGGACCGGATGCAGCCCCACCTCCTGGAGATGCTGATTCAGCTGCCGGCCAGCTCCATCACCAAGGTCTCCATCCAGTTTGAGCGGGCACTGCTTAAGTGGACCGAGTACACCCCGGACCCCAACCATGGCTTCTATGTCAG CCCATCTGTCCTCAGCGCCCTCGTGCCCAGTGTGGTGGCAGCCAAACCCGGGGACTGGGAAGAGAGCCCCCTCTTCAACAGCCT CTTCCCAGTCTCTGACAGCTCTAGCTACTTTGTGCGGCTCTACACGGAGCCACTGCTGGTGAGCCTCCCCACGCCGGACTTCAGTATGCCCTACAACGTCGTCTGCCTCACGTGCACCGTGGTGGCTGTGTGCTACGGCTCCTTCTACAACCTCCTCACCCGCACCTTCCAGATCGAGGAGCCCAGGAAGGGCGGCCTGGTGAAGCGGCTGGCCAACCTCATCCGGCGTGCCCGAGGTGTCCCCCCACTCTGA